One Chloroflexota bacterium DNA segment encodes these proteins:
- a CDS encoding NACHT domain-containing protein gives MSVELSRYWADVLEVDLPGFADPETPVEVRQAGGLLEATWLQRGQERVERFVISSDGDFRWDGPDGSHLSYRGFLTSAQMADLGYVAKSVTRRFPREPNYIATEAAADDQQANGGSGVASDALIASQITASLSAGGSATQLLFVKGPAGAGKTTLLKELTARTAEAYQEGKSNYLFFYVSAQGRALSNLRDAFSGELDDLRANFTRDAVPALARRGVLIPIIDGFDELLGAAGYGDAFGSLREFLLELNGLGVIVVSARSSFYEVEFVGKGSDDTAQTLYQLAPITLMPWSEADFRNYLAKVHGGSGVVDYSSAIARLPNRDRELLGKPFFASQFPAYVDAQSTSWDAGPASLLDYLIESYIDRESRKIVDRDSRPLVPVAGHRTLFEEVADQMWRSENRHINTDDLRTVAEMVGEEADLSGDAVRQFATKVTSYAGFKTTTGGTGREFAFEHEVYFDYFLAQSLRRQLEMDRLSGSFLDRGVLPDEVLDIAVDGTNAFAVIHATSRLAGDGPLFENRRRNPGAAVSAAFRVVDEVADADIAGVDFINTDFGAARLARVAFTRCHFHGTRLERSVLRECRVDTQTVAEAILLSNNTTMDVAGLVPGANLFSIVILEKDSRREVYSPREMHAILLRLGAPLPNLEAGEPEYKGESHAMLELLHKLALRYRRANVICEQDDTLSNVVKDRSYSSLRKLLVDGGIVREETRDTSGSRKSFLRPTIAFQELMKYEKESDLPRTPIGDFWRVLRRRQ, from the coding sequence ATGTCGGTAGAGCTCTCGCGCTACTGGGCTGACGTCCTTGAGGTCGATCTTCCAGGGTTCGCTGATCCCGAAACCCCAGTAGAGGTTCGCCAAGCCGGAGGCTTGCTTGAAGCCACTTGGCTGCAGCGTGGCCAGGAACGAGTCGAGAGGTTCGTCATCAGCTCGGACGGGGACTTCCGCTGGGACGGCCCTGATGGTTCGCATCTGAGTTACCGCGGGTTCCTCACGAGTGCTCAAATGGCCGACTTAGGCTACGTTGCGAAGTCGGTGACCCGGCGCTTTCCGCGCGAACCAAACTACATCGCGACCGAGGCAGCGGCCGACGACCAGCAAGCAAATGGCGGATCAGGCGTCGCGTCGGACGCTCTCATCGCGAGTCAAATCACCGCTTCGCTGAGCGCGGGCGGCTCGGCGACGCAGCTGCTTTTCGTGAAGGGACCCGCCGGGGCGGGTAAGACCACGCTCTTGAAGGAGCTGACAGCCCGCACGGCCGAAGCCTACCAAGAAGGCAAGAGCAACTATCTGTTCTTCTATGTATCCGCTCAGGGTCGAGCGCTTTCGAATCTGCGCGACGCGTTCTCCGGCGAGCTCGACGACCTCCGCGCGAATTTCACTCGCGATGCTGTTCCTGCGCTCGCGAGACGCGGCGTGCTGATACCAATCATTGATGGGTTCGACGAACTCCTGGGTGCGGCTGGATACGGCGACGCGTTTGGATCCCTTCGAGAGTTCCTTTTGGAGCTGAACGGCCTCGGCGTGATTGTCGTTTCCGCCCGCTCGTCGTTCTACGAAGTGGAGTTCGTGGGGAAGGGATCGGATGACACAGCACAAACCCTGTACCAACTAGCTCCGATCACCCTCATGCCATGGTCCGAAGCGGACTTTCGGAACTACCTAGCCAAGGTACATGGCGGCTCGGGTGTCGTGGATTACTCATCCGCCATAGCTCGTCTCCCCAATCGCGATCGTGAACTTCTAGGAAAGCCTTTCTTTGCGAGCCAGTTTCCAGCCTACGTCGATGCTCAAAGCACCTCGTGGGACGCCGGGCCAGCATCATTGCTCGACTATCTCATCGAGTCTTACATTGACCGCGAGTCCCGCAAGATCGTGGACCGCGATTCGCGACCACTGGTGCCGGTGGCCGGCCACCGGACCCTGTTCGAGGAAGTGGCAGACCAAATGTGGCGATCAGAGAATCGCCACATAAACACAGATGACCTTCGCACGGTCGCGGAGATGGTAGGCGAAGAGGCTGATCTGAGCGGCGACGCGGTTCGCCAATTCGCCACCAAGGTCACAAGCTACGCTGGTTTCAAGACGACCACCGGCGGAACAGGCCGTGAGTTCGCGTTCGAACATGAAGTCTACTTCGATTACTTCCTCGCACAGTCCCTTCGACGACAGCTGGAAATGGACCGCCTTTCGGGCAGCTTTCTAGATCGAGGGGTCCTGCCCGATGAAGTGCTCGACATCGCGGTCGACGGAACAAACGCTTTCGCAGTGATCCACGCGACATCACGCCTCGCCGGCGACGGCCCACTCTTTGAGAATCGGCGAAGAAACCCCGGGGCCGCCGTCTCCGCGGCATTCCGGGTGGTTGATGAGGTTGCAGACGCCGATATCGCCGGAGTCGACTTCATCAATACGGACTTCGGCGCCGCCCGGCTAGCCCGGGTTGCTTTCACCCGTTGTCACTTCCACGGCACTCGCCTCGAACGATCGGTCTTGCGTGAATGCAGGGTTGACACACAGACGGTGGCTGAGGCGATTCTCCTATCGAACAACACCACGATGGACGTAGCCGGCCTGGTGCCAGGCGCCAATCTCTTCAGCATCGTAATTCTCGAAAAGGATAGTCGTCGCGAGGTCTATTCGCCGCGCGAAATGCACGCAATCCTGCTGCGTTTGGGCGCCCCTCTCCCGAATCTGGAAGCGGGCGAACCCGAGTACAAGGGCGAATCGCATGCGATGCTTGAGTTGCTGCATAAACTGGCACTTCGATATCGCCGAGCGAACGTGATCTGCGAGCAAGATGACACGCTCTCGAACGTGGTAAAGGACCGATCTTATTCGTCGCTGCGAAAGCTTCTGGTCGATGGTGGCATCGTCCGCGAAGAGACCCGCGACACCTCCGGCTCGCGCAAGTCGTTCCTACGACCGACGATAGCGTTTCAAGAGCTCATGAAATACGAGAAGGAGTCCGACCTGCCGCGGACGCCCATCGGTGATTTCTGGCGCGTCCTGCGGCGACGGCAGTAA
- a CDS encoding 30S ribosomal protein S21, which translates to MAEVRVGENETFESALRRFNKKIQQSGILAEARRREHYEKPSVKRKRKEAKRKKNARTPQG; encoded by the coding sequence TTGGCTGAAGTCCGAGTTGGTGAGAACGAGACGTTCGAAAGCGCCCTTCGCCGTTTCAACAAGAAGATCCAGCAGAGCGGCATTCTCGCGGAGGCTCGCCGTCGGGAGCACTACGAGAAGCCGAGCGTGAAGCGGAAGCGCAAGGAAGCGAAGCGCAAGAAGAACGCCCGAACGCCGCAGGGCTAG